Within the Leisingera thetidis genome, the region CGGAGCTGTCATAGACCGGCAGCGGCGCTTCGCCTGCGGTGGGGTGGGTGGAGATTTCCCGCATCGGCACGCGGATGTCCTTGTGGACCTCGCCTGCGACATAGATCTTGCGCGACGCGGGCAGGGCGCCCACCGTGACTTTGGGTGTGATCTTGGGGTTGGGGACGTTCATTTTGGTGCTCCTCAAAGCCGTAAACTCAGAAAAGACACCAGATGAGTTTTGGCTGGGAAACCGGCAGGCGCAAGGGGCCTGCTTGACCGGAAAGCGCCCGCTTCAAACGGTTGCCCCCAAGGGGAGCAATGGACGCTCCTAGCTTCCTACGCCAGTGTCAACTGGGTCAGGTTCAAAGGGTCGCGCCGCCGGTACGGGTTGCCCCGCACCTGAACGCCTCTCAGTCCCTTGGGCGGGACTCCCCTGCGTAGCCATAGGGCTAGGGGAGGCGCAGGGGGTGCGTCAACCGGAATCTTTGTAGATTATTTTTTGGCGTTAAGATCAGTTTGATACTGGCCTTATCGGCGGCATTTCCGCGCAAATCGCTGCATTGCAGCTTTGGTGCTTGATCGGGGGCGGGTGAATTATCTATAAAATCGGCAACGCCATCCGCGCATGGCCGACAGGTATACGAGAACAGGAGACAGCATGCTGGACGCTGCACCCATCCGCACCGACTGGACCCGCGAGGAAGCGGAAGAGATTTACAACAAGCCTTTCATGGACTTGCTGTTTCAGGCGCACTCTGTGCACCGGCAGTATTTCGATCCCAACCAGGTGCAGAAATCCAAGCTCCTCAGCATCAAGACCGGCGGCTGCGCCGAAGACTGCGCCTATTGCTCTCAGTCGGCGCGCAACGGCGCGCAGCTGTCGGCCTCCAAGCTGATCGAGGTGCAGCGGGTGATCGCCGAGGCAAAGAAAGCCAAGGAAGGCGGCGCCACCCGCTACTGCATGGGCGCCGCCTGGCGCTCGCCCAAGGACCGCGACATGGCGGCGCTGGAGGCGATGGTGCAGGGGGTCAAGGATCTGGGCATGGAAACCTGCATGACGCTCGGCATGCTGGACGAGGAACAGGTGTTCCGCCTGCGCGATGCCGGCCTCGACTACTACAACCACAACATCGACACGTCCGAGCGCTACTACTCCGAGATCATCACTACCCGCACCTTCGCGGATCGGATCGACACCCTGAACCGGGTGCGCGAGGCAGGCATCAAGGTCTGCTCCGGCGGCATCGTCGGCATGGGTGAGAAACAGCTGGACCGCATCGATATGATGCTGGCGCTTGCCACGCTGGAGGCGCATCCGGATTCGGTGCCGGTCAACATGCTGATCCCGATCGCCGACACGCCGCTCGCCAATGTCGAAAAACTGGATCCGATCGAATTCGTCCGTTCCGTGGCTCTGGCCCGCATCCTGATGCCGAAGTCCCATGTGCGCCTGTCCGCTGGCCGCACTGACATGTCGGACGAGATGCAGGCGATGTGCTTCTTTGCCGGTGCCAACTCGATCTTTGTCGGCGACACCCTGCTGACCGCGGACAACCCGGAAGAGGACAAGGACCAGCAGCTGTTCGACCGTCTGGGCATCACCGCGATGGCCGTGGGCTGCGACGGCAGCCGCTGATGGCGGGCGCCTTCCCCAGGCATGAAATATCGCTGGAAGCGCTGCGCAGCCGCGGGCGCTACCGGCAGCTGATGCCGCGGGACGGGCATGACTTTGCCTCCAACGACTATCTGGGGCTGGCGGGCAGCGATGTGCTGCGCGCCGCTGCCGCGGACGCGCTTGCGCGCGGCGTGCCGGTGGGCGCGGGCGGCTCGCGCCTCTTGCGCGGCAATGACGCGGAACACCAGCGGCTGGAGGCCGAGGCGGCGGCGTTCTTCGGCACCGAAGCGGCTCTGTTCATGGGCGGCGGCTTCAACGCCAATCAGGCGATCTTCTCCGCCCTGCCGCAGCAGGGGGATCTGGTGCTTTATGACGCGCTGATCCACGCCAGCACCCATGACGGGATGCGGCTGGGCCGGGCTGACACCCGCAGCTTTGCCCATGGTGACGCGAAGGATGCGGCGCGGGTGCTGCAGGGCTGGCGCACGTCCGGCGGCACGGGGCAGGTCTGGATCGCGGTAGAGGCGGTCTATTCGATGGACGGCGATCTGGCGCCATTGGCGCCGCTGATGGCGCTGGCCGATGCGGAGGGCGCCGTGCTGGTGGTGGACGAGGCGCATTCCTCAGGCGTGTTCGGCGATCTGGGCCGGGGGCTGGCGCACGGGATCGCGCACCGCCCCAACGTATTGTCCCTGCACACCTGCGGCAAGGCGCTGGGCGTTTCCGGCGCGCTGATCTGCGGCCAGCGGGTGCTGATCGAAACGCTGATCAACAAGGCGCGCGGGTTTATCTTTGCGACCGCTCCGTCGCCGCTGAATGCGGCGCTGGTGAGGGCGGCGCTGCGCGAGCTGCAGGACAATCCGGCCCGGCGCGAACAGGCGTGGGAGGGGATCAGCCACGCACAAGCCGAGGCCGGGCGCCTGTGCGGGCTGGACGGCTTTCACAGCCAGATCCTGCCGGTGGTGATCGGCGATGACAAGCGCACGATGGCGCTGGCCTCCCGGATGCAGGGCCACGGCTATGACATCCGCGGCATCCGCCCGCCGACGGTGCCGCGCGGCACCTCGCGGCTGCGGCTGTCTGTTACTTTGAATACAGGGCTGGAGGTCATCACCGCGATGTTCACCGACCTCGCCCGGGAAATGGAGGCAAGGACATGAGCGCGCTGATCGTGACCGGGACCGATACAGGCATCGGCAAGACCATCTTCTCCGCAGGACTGGTGCAGGCGCTGGACGCGACCTACTGGAAGCCGGTGCAATCGGGGCTGGAGGAGGAGACCGACAGCCAGATCGTCTCGCGCCTGTCCGGCCGCCCGGCGCTGCCCGAAGGGTACTTGCTGAAACTGCCCGCCTCGCCGCATCTGTCGGCCGAGGCCGAAGGGGTGGAGATCGACCCGGAGACGCTGGAGCTGCCGCAAGTGGAGGGCGTGCTGGTGGCCGAGGGCGCCGGCGGCCTGATGGTGCCCCTGAACCGCAGGGAACTGTATCTGGATCTCTTTGCCCGCTGGGACAAGCCGGTGATCCTGTGCGCGCGCACCCAGCTGGGAACGATCAATCACACACTCCTGTCGCTGAAGGCGCTGCGCGATGCGGGCTGCGCGGTGGTCGGCGTGGTCTTCATCGGCAACCCGGAGCCGGAGGTGGAGGAGACCATCTGCCAGTTCGCCCATGTGGCGCATCTGGGGCGGCTGCCGTATATCGAAGCGCTGCGGATCGCGTCCGGCTCCGGCAGCGACAGCGGCACTCCGCAGCCGCGCAGGGAATCGGAAGCCCTGGCCGAGGCCTTTGCCGAAAACATCCATCTCGACCTGATCCGGGAGGCGCTGGCATGAGCGCATCCGGCCTCACCCAGCTGGAGTTCGACCAGCAGCACCTCTGGCACCCTTACACCAATGTGGCCAAGCCCGGCCCGACCTTTGTGGTGAAGGAGAGCGAGGGCGTGCATATCACGCTGGACGACGGCACAAGGCTGATCGACGCCATGTCGTCGTGGTGGTGCATGATGCACGGCCACAGGA harbors:
- the bioD gene encoding dethiobiotin synthase; amino-acid sequence: MSALIVTGTDTGIGKTIFSAGLVQALDATYWKPVQSGLEEETDSQIVSRLSGRPALPEGYLLKLPASPHLSAEAEGVEIDPETLELPQVEGVLVAEGAGGLMVPLNRRELYLDLFARWDKPVILCARTQLGTINHTLLSLKALRDAGCAVVGVVFIGNPEPEVEETICQFAHVAHLGRLPYIEALRIASGSGSDSGTPQPRRESEALAEAFAENIHLDLIREALA
- a CDS encoding 8-amino-7-oxononanoate synthase, whose product is MAGAFPRHEISLEALRSRGRYRQLMPRDGHDFASNDYLGLAGSDVLRAAAADALARGVPVGAGGSRLLRGNDAEHQRLEAEAAAFFGTEAALFMGGGFNANQAIFSALPQQGDLVLYDALIHASTHDGMRLGRADTRSFAHGDAKDAARVLQGWRTSGGTGQVWIAVEAVYSMDGDLAPLAPLMALADAEGAVLVVDEAHSSGVFGDLGRGLAHGIAHRPNVLSLHTCGKALGVSGALICGQRVLIETLINKARGFIFATAPSPLNAALVRAALRELQDNPARREQAWEGISHAQAEAGRLCGLDGFHSQILPVVIGDDKRTMALASRMQGHGYDIRGIRPPTVPRGTSRLRLSVTLNTGLEVITAMFTDLAREMEART
- the bioB gene encoding biotin synthase BioB; amino-acid sequence: MLDAAPIRTDWTREEAEEIYNKPFMDLLFQAHSVHRQYFDPNQVQKSKLLSIKTGGCAEDCAYCSQSARNGAQLSASKLIEVQRVIAEAKKAKEGGATRYCMGAAWRSPKDRDMAALEAMVQGVKDLGMETCMTLGMLDEEQVFRLRDAGLDYYNHNIDTSERYYSEIITTRTFADRIDTLNRVREAGIKVCSGGIVGMGEKQLDRIDMMLALATLEAHPDSVPVNMLIPIADTPLANVEKLDPIEFVRSVALARILMPKSHVRLSAGRTDMSDEMQAMCFFAGANSIFVGDTLLTADNPEEDKDQQLFDRLGITAMAVGCDGSR